One Aegilops tauschii subsp. strangulata cultivar AL8/78 chromosome 7, Aet v6.0, whole genome shotgun sequence genomic window carries:
- the LOC141027052 gene encoding uncharacterized protein, whose product MANPQCSVAHLQQAVQEEMFANVHISKIKKAKAIVVARMMDAQSGEYGKVFDYQNELPRSNPGSTVIVKLHPDFQKPTFYRFYVCFEACRKGFLAGCRKVIGLDGCFFKGRARELLCAVGRDANNQIYPIAWASVDKETKDYWNWFCSVLFNDLKLGDGDGSVIISDQRKGILNAVQNWIPKAEHRNCARHIYANWRKKFRDKKWQKLFWACAKAPCPMLFNQARAFLAQETPDGAKAMMEKDPHHCSRAWFKLGSNCDSVDNNICESFNKWIVQARYMPIITMLEAIRCKVMVRIQEMRTQLDKWAASVIICPNLIKKLKKSINQSAYCHAIWNGNDSYEVKLREHRFIVKLEERTCTCRYWQLSGLPCSHAIACIYYHTNSLDDYIAKCYHVEEFRKTYEHCLQPMEGISAWSISDRPRPVAPGHIAMPGRKKKSRTKEPDEKPGSSRVSKAGTTIRCGKCKQIGHNRTSCERRNRGMAGTSNAVSSHYFPIYIHVL is encoded by the exons ATGGCAAATCCACAGTGTAGTGTTGCACACCTACAACAGGCAGTCCAAGAAGAGATGTTTGCAAATGTGCACATATCAAAGATCAAGAAAGCTAAGGCTATAGTTGTTGCTAGAATGATGGATGCACAGTCTGGTGAATACGGCAAAGTGTTTGATTACCAAAATGAGCTACCTAGAAGCAACCCCGGTAGCACTGTGATTGTCAAGTTGCACCCTGACTTTCAAAAGCCGACATTTTACAGATTCTATGTTTGTTTTGAAGCTTGTAGAAAAGGCTTTCTTGCTGGTTGTAGGAAAGTAATTGGACTTGATGGGTGCTTTTTCAAAGGAAGAGCAAGAGAGCTTTTGTGTGCCGTTGGTAGAGATGCCAACAATCAGATTTATCCTATCGCTTGGGCATCAGTTGATAAAGAGACCAAGGATTATTGGAATTGGTTTTGTTCTGTATTGTTCAATGATCTGAAGCTAGGAGATGGAGACGGTTCGGTAATAATATCTGATCAACGAAAG GGTATTCTTAATGCTGTGCAAAACTGGATTCCGAAGGCAGAGCATCGTAATTGTGCTAGGCACATTTATGCCAATTGGAGAAAGAAATTTAGAGATAAGAAATGGCAGAAACTTTTCTGGGCGTGTGCGAAAGCTCCATGCCCAATGTTGTTCAATCAAGCAAGGGCTTTTTTGGCACAAGAGACACCAGATGGTGCCAAAGCAATGATGGAAAAAGACCCACATCACTGCAGTAGGGCCTGGTTCAAGTTAGGCTCTAACTGTGACTCCGTGGATAATAATATATGTGAATCATTCAATAAGTGGATAGTTCAAGCTAGGTACATGCCCATAATTACCATGCTTGAAGCTATCCGATGCAAGGTGATGGTTAGAATACAAGAGATGAGAACTCAACTAGATAAGTGGGCTGCCAGTGTCATTATTTGTCCTAACCTAATAAAGAAATTGAAGAAGAGCATAAACCAGTCTGCATATTGCCATGCAATCTGGAATGGCAATGATTCTTATGAAGTTAAGCTTCGTGAGCATAGGTTTATTGTTAAACTTGAAGAGAGGACATGTACCTGCAGGTATTGGCAACTTTCGGGGCTTCCTTGTTCACATGCTATAGCTTGCATATATTATCATACAAATAGCCTTGATGACTATATTGCAAAGTGCTACCATGTTGAGGAGTTTAGAAAAACCTACGAGCATTGCCTTCAGCCTATGGAAGGCATATCTGCATGGTCAATTTCAGATAGACCTAGGCCAGTGGCACCTGGGCACATTGCGATGCCTGGCAGAAAGAAGAAGTCAAGAACAAAAGAACCAGATGAGAAGCCAGGGAGCAGTAGAGTTAGCAAAGCTGGTACTACCATTCGTTGTGGGAAATGCAAACAGATTGGGCATAATAGAACATCTTGTGAGAGGAGAAACAGAGGCATGGCTGGAACATCTAATGCAGTGAGCTCTCATTATTTTCCAATTTACATTCATGTACTATGA